One genomic segment of Pedobacter endophyticus includes these proteins:
- the pckA gene encoding phosphoenolpyruvate carboxykinase (ATP) codes for MSKKKPQAPDLSYLNLSGNMAVMYQLSPEKLIDEALLNKEGVLATSGALAVDTGKFTGRSPRDKFIVCDSVTEETVWWGDINFKISPERFDGLFNKMTNYLADKKIYVRDCLACANPEYSLSIRVITETAYQNLFANNLFIRPNEDDLGDKPEWTIIAAPGFLAIPEIDGTRQANFSIINFTRKMILIGGTGYTGEIKKGIFSVLNFVLPTYKNTLSMHCSANVGSDGDTAVFFGLSGTGKTTLSADPNRRLIGDDEHGWGNDSVFNFEGGCYAKCVDLSEEKEPQIYKAIKAGALLENVEFFPGTKEVDYSNTAKTENTRVAYPLEHIDNAILPSIGTVPKNIFFLTADAFGVLPPISKLDVEQAMFHFMSGYTAKVAGTETGVTEPQLTFSACFGKAFLPLHPSKYAELLGEKMRKHQVNVWLVNTGWIGGAYGTGKRIKLSYTRAMIAAALNGDLNHHQYKRHHVFKLMMPMHCPGVPSDILDPATTWTNSEEYYMKAYELAYAFEKNFEQFEATSAAKTVGEALKLC; via the coding sequence ATGAGCAAAAAGAAACCGCAGGCGCCAGATTTAAGCTACTTGAATCTGAGCGGAAACATGGCTGTAATGTACCAGCTATCTCCCGAGAAATTAATAGATGAAGCCTTATTAAATAAAGAGGGCGTGCTGGCAACCTCGGGCGCACTTGCGGTTGATACCGGAAAATTTACCGGCCGTTCTCCGAGAGACAAGTTCATCGTATGTGATTCCGTTACCGAAGAAACGGTTTGGTGGGGCGACATCAATTTCAAGATTAGTCCGGAGCGTTTCGATGGCCTTTTTAACAAGATGACGAATTATCTGGCCGATAAGAAAATCTACGTTCGCGATTGTCTGGCCTGTGCAAATCCCGAATATTCGCTGTCGATCAGGGTAATTACAGAAACCGCTTATCAAAATCTTTTTGCCAATAACCTGTTTATCCGCCCAAATGAAGATGATTTAGGCGATAAGCCTGAATGGACGATTATTGCTGCGCCAGGCTTTTTGGCCATCCCCGAAATCGACGGGACCCGCCAGGCAAATTTTTCAATTATCAATTTTACCAGAAAAATGATCTTAATTGGCGGCACAGGCTACACCGGTGAAATTAAAAAGGGGATTTTCTCTGTGTTAAATTTCGTTTTGCCAACATATAAAAATACACTTTCAATGCATTGTTCGGCCAATGTTGGTAGCGATGGTGATACGGCCGTATTCTTCGGCTTATCCGGAACGGGAAAAACAACCTTGTCGGCAGATCCAAACAGGCGCTTAATTGGCGATGATGAGCACGGCTGGGGAAATGATTCTGTGTTTAACTTTGAAGGTGGCTGCTATGCAAAATGTGTCGATTTATCAGAAGAAAAGGAGCCGCAAATTTACAAAGCAATTAAAGCGGGGGCACTGTTAGAAAACGTAGAATTTTTTCCGGGCACCAAAGAAGTTGATTACTCCAATACGGCGAAAACGGAGAATACAAGGGTTGCCTATCCTTTAGAACACATCGACAATGCCATTTTACCTTCTATTGGAACGGTGCCCAAAAATATATTCTTTTTAACGGCCGATGCTTTCGGCGTATTGCCGCCAATTTCCAAATTGGATGTAGAACAGGCCATGTTCCATTTTATGAGTGGTTACACTGCAAAGGTCGCCGGTACCGAAACCGGTGTTACAGAACCGCAATTAACATTTTCTGCGTGTTTTGGCAAGGCTTTCCTTCCGTTGCATCCATCGAAATACGCCGAATTGCTAGGCGAAAAAATGCGGAAACACCAGGTAAACGTATGGCTGGTAAATACAGGCTGGATCGGCGGTGCGTATGGTACAGGCAAAAGGATTAAGTTAAGCTACACCCGGGCAATGATAGCTGCGGCTTTAAACGGCGATTTAAATCATCATCAATATAAAAGACACCATGTGTTTAAACTAATGATGCCTATGCATTGCCCCGGTGTGCCATCGGATATTTTAGACCCGGCCACCACCTGGACAAATAGCGAAGAATATTACATGAAAGCCTACGAGCTTGCTTATGCCTTTGAGAAAAACTTCGAGCAATTTGAGGCCACCAGCGCGGCAAAAACAGTAGGTGAAGCGTTAAAATTGTGTTAA
- a CDS encoding MotA/TolQ/ExbB proton channel family protein: protein MANAPKPTTVKKESTATASNVFATLVIPICIVIGFVIWKFVLGDPSNFIDNNPENLPLPNNYPGTAYKGGPIVAVLIGLLLTTIVFSIERLIVIGKASGKSSLDTFIVKVKGLLNAGNIEAAKAECDKQQGSVANVIKSGLKKYSEVEADTNMDVEQSIVAIQKEVEEATALEMPMLEQNLTIIATLVSIGTLIGLLGTVTGMIRAFAGLANSGAPDQSALAVGISEALINTMTGISVSTLAIIMYNILTSKIDKLTYAIDEAGFSIVQTYASSHK, encoded by the coding sequence ATGGCAAACGCACCAAAACCAACAACTGTTAAAAAAGAGAGCACTGCTACAGCTTCAAATGTTTTCGCAACATTGGTTATTCCGATCTGTATCGTAATTGGATTCGTTATTTGGAAATTCGTATTAGGAGATCCTTCAAACTTTATCGATAACAACCCCGAAAATTTACCATTACCAAATAACTATCCAGGTACTGCTTACAAAGGTGGTCCGATTGTAGCTGTTTTAATCGGTTTATTATTAACAACTATCGTTTTCTCAATTGAGCGTTTAATCGTTATCGGAAAAGCAAGTGGAAAATCGAGCTTAGATACTTTCATCGTTAAAGTAAAAGGTTTGTTAAACGCTGGTAACATCGAAGCTGCTAAAGCTGAATGCGATAAACAACAAGGTTCGGTTGCTAACGTAATCAAATCTGGCTTGAAAAAATACAGCGAAGTAGAAGCTGATACCAACATGGATGTTGAGCAATCAATCGTTGCTATCCAAAAAGAGGTTGAAGAAGCTACAGCATTAGAAATGCCAATGTTAGAGCAAAACCTAACCATCATTGCAACTTTGGTTTCTATCGGTACATTGATCGGTTTATTAGGTACAGTAACAGGTATGATCCGTGCATTCGCCGGTTTGGCAAACTCTGGTGCTCCAGATCAATCAGCATTAGCGGTAGGTATCTCTGAGGCACTAATCAACACAATGACTGGTATCTCTGTATCAACATTGGCTATCATCATGTACAATATCTTAACTTCTAAAATCGACAAGTTAACTTACGCTATTGATGAGGCTGGTTTCAGCATCGTTCAAACGTACGCTAGTTCGCATAAATAA
- a CDS encoding biopolymer transporter ExbD: MPRIKVKRTSTVTDMTAMCDVAALLLTFFILTATARQPEPLAVSTPSSTYEFKVPAENNATLTIGQGKVFFEVAGVNVRKRTLELMAEQYNMTFTPEELKAFMGIGSFGVPLQSLKQLIAMKAGDRMKPGVQPGIPADSTDNQLSAWVLNARKATKEINQQDMRISIKGDSKEEYPVVKKVIDILQDQKVNKFLLVTNAEAKKK; the protein is encoded by the coding sequence ATGCCAAGAATTAAAGTTAAAAGAACCAGTACTGTAACAGATATGACCGCCATGTGCGACGTAGCTGCACTACTACTTACGTTCTTTATATTAACTGCAACGGCAAGACAACCAGAACCACTAGCGGTTTCTACGCCATCATCAACCTACGAGTTTAAGGTGCCGGCAGAAAATAATGCGACATTAACCATTGGGCAGGGAAAGGTTTTCTTTGAAGTAGCAGGAGTTAATGTGAGGAAAAGAACCTTAGAGCTAATGGCCGAACAGTACAATATGACCTTTACCCCTGAAGAGCTAAAAGCATTTATGGGAATTGGAAGTTTTGGTGTTCCGCTTCAAAGCTTAAAGCAGCTGATTGCAATGAAGGCCGGCGATCGTATGAAACCAGGTGTACAGCCAGGTATTCCAGCCGATTCTACTGATAATCAGTTAAGCGCATGGGTGTTAAATGCCCGTAAAGCAACTAAGGAAATAAATCAACAGGATATGCGTATCAGTATCAAAGGCGATTCGAAAGAAGAGTATCCTGTAGTTAAAAAGGTAATTGATATACTTCAAGATCAAAAGGTTAACAAATTTTTATTGGTAACCAACGCTGAAGCTAAAAAGAAATAA
- a CDS encoding ExbD/TolR family protein, with translation MAELNTGGKKATPRVDMTPMVDLMFLLVTFFILTTVISTPQAMDIVKPDKNDKQPENRLELKASKTMTILLGKNNKVAWYMGVAGETAPNIGPLATVGDDIVKNRKIADASGVAGDFVVLVKPTSGSTFQNFVDMMDELEILKVKVRQIDDDNIQDNEKQAMKEQGIL, from the coding sequence ATGGCAGAATTAAACACAGGCGGGAAGAAAGCCACACCGAGGGTTGATATGACTCCCATGGTGGATTTGATGTTTCTTTTGGTAACTTTCTTTATCTTAACAACAGTAATCTCTACGCCACAGGCGATGGATATTGTAAAGCCAGATAAAAATGATAAGCAACCTGAGAATAGATTAGAGCTTAAGGCATCGAAAACAATGACCATTTTGTTGGGTAAGAATAACAAAGTAGCATGGTACATGGGCGTAGCTGGCGAAACCGCACCCAATATTGGTCCTTTAGCTACCGTTGGAGATGATATCGTAAAGAATAGAAAAATCGCCGACGCATCGGGAGTTGCTGGAGATTTTGTGGTGCTGGTAAAACCAACGTCAGGATCTACTTTCCAGAATTTCGTAGATATGATGGACGAATTAGAGATTCTTAAAGTTAAAGTTCGTCAGATTGACGATGATAACATTCAGGATAACGAGAAGCAAGCCATGAAAGAACAAGGAATTTTATAA
- a CDS encoding energy transducer TonB, whose amino-acid sequence MSKLDILRREWIEVVFEGKNKSYGAYQLRKTNGSNTTRALIIGSIVFLLLFFSPKIYSLIKGNMDNQDEERVKAEEVIIAPPPPVDPKTPPPPPVEPPPPKVDQVKMPPPIVKPDIEVRDEPPTVEKLKVADPGQRELKGDPDAADEVIVGPVGEGPKRTEAVAVDDNQVYDFVSIEKQPEFPGGLPKFYAYLSKAIKYPPMAQENNVQGKVFLSFVVEKDGKLTDITVTRGLGSGTDQEAIRVLKASPRWNPGIQNGKPVRVKYNINVNFTLN is encoded by the coding sequence ATGTCGAAGTTAGATATATTAAGAAGAGAATGGATTGAGGTGGTTTTTGAAGGTAAAAACAAAAGCTATGGTGCTTATCAGTTGCGTAAAACCAACGGATCGAACACAACAAGAGCACTGATAATTGGTTCAATTGTCTTTTTACTATTATTTTTCTCTCCGAAAATCTATAGCCTTATTAAAGGTAATATGGATAATCAGGATGAGGAGAGGGTAAAGGCAGAGGAAGTTATTATTGCACCTCCACCACCAGTTGATCCCAAAACACCACCACCTCCACCGGTAGAGCCACCGCCACCAAAAGTGGATCAGGTAAAAATGCCACCTCCAATTGTTAAACCCGATATTGAGGTACGTGATGAACCACCTACAGTTGAAAAACTCAAAGTGGCAGATCCGGGGCAGAGAGAGCTGAAAGGTGACCCTGATGCAGCCGACGAAGTAATTGTTGGTCCCGTAGGCGAAGGCCCGAAAAGAACTGAAGCTGTCGCTGTTGATGATAACCAGGTTTACGACTTTGTTAGTATCGAAAAGCAACCGGAGTTTCCTGGAGGTTTGCCTAAGTTTTATGCCTACTTAAGTAAAGCAATCAAATATCCGCCAATGGCGCAAGAAAACAATGTTCAGGGTAAAGTATTTTTATCTTTCGTTGTTGAAAAAGATGGTAAGCTAACCGATATTACAGTTACCCGCGGTTTGGGTAGCGGTACCGATCAAGAAGCTATTCGCGTTTTGAAAGCGAGTCCACGTTGGAATCCAGGAATTCAAAACGGTAAGCCGGTAAGGGTTAAATATAACATCAACGTTAACTTTACATTGAACTAA
- a CDS encoding PstS family phosphate ABC transporter substrate-binding protein produces MKKFLFICCVLACISCRRKEQTNVVKETRTSGTLKMLVDESVGPIVQQQIDIFSLDYPLANFKTTVKPLEKLLPTFLNDSVRVIVLPRLLTKDEEQYYNKRQIKINASRFAIDGIALITNKDNIDSTITVKEVIDILQGRKSDKKLVFDNAYSSTFQYFKTLAKISQFPASGVYSKNSSNEVIKLIANDKNFIGILGVNWVSGRNSEMAQELARVKVLGVKNIKGEVGDDQFYKPSQINLINGVYPFLRNINIVDCEGRDGLGTGFATWLRSQRGQLIVLKSGLGPHKLMPRAINLTK; encoded by the coding sequence ATGAAGAAATTCCTTTTTATTTGCTGTGTGTTGGCATGCATTTCTTGTAGAAGAAAAGAACAAACCAACGTTGTAAAGGAAACCCGAACCAGTGGAACTTTAAAAATGCTGGTAGACGAAAGCGTTGGCCCTATTGTACAACAACAGATCGATATATTTAGTCTTGATTATCCCCTGGCTAATTTTAAAACCACTGTAAAACCCCTTGAAAAACTCTTGCCAACGTTTTTAAATGATAGCGTAAGGGTAATTGTGTTGCCAAGGCTGTTAACTAAAGATGAAGAGCAGTATTACAACAAGCGACAAATCAAAATCAATGCTTCGCGGTTTGCCATTGATGGAATAGCTTTAATTACAAATAAAGATAATATTGATAGCACAATTACCGTTAAAGAGGTGATTGATATTTTACAAGGGAGAAAGTCAGATAAAAAATTGGTCTTTGATAACGCTTATTCAAGTACCTTTCAGTATTTCAAAACATTGGCCAAAATCAGCCAGTTTCCGGCTAGCGGTGTTTACTCAAAAAACTCAAGTAACGAAGTAATAAAACTAATTGCTAATGATAAAAATTTTATTGGTATTTTAGGAGTGAATTGGGTTTCGGGAAGGAACAGCGAGATGGCCCAGGAATTGGCGAGGGTTAAAGTGCTTGGTGTTAAAAATATCAAAGGTGAGGTAGGCGATGATCAATTTTATAAGCCGTCACAAATCAATTTAATCAATGGTGTTTATCCTTTCCTAAGAAACATAAACATTGTAGATTGCGAAGGAAGAGACGGTTTAGGCACAGGATTTGCAACATGGCTAAGAAGTCAGAGAGGACAATTAATTGTACTCAAATCTGGACTGGGGCCCCACAAATTGATGCCGAGAGCGATTAACTTAACCAAGTAG
- a CDS encoding tetratricopeptide repeat protein, which translates to MKILKKAITLNVGLVLMGSAVFAQDLNDAKKAIDAEQYQKASSMLKSLVTSKPSEGENYYNLGLVYLKTGYIDSARAVFTKGLAADPKNNLNYIGLGEADMLTNNPTSAKTNFDKAVSLDPKEYETYLNIGRAYLAQNKPSDEVSKPDFTLALANIQKADEMDSKDKDAQIFLALGDAYALQKNNSEALGPYFRVNDIDPNNRRAKTQIGRMYKESKAFPEAEKELLDVTTADPNYGPAYRELGELYLIWSGFGADKEKAAKATESYKKYMSLTDKSLESQLRYMQFLYYVKDFKELEQVASSIQVPADHPKSTIVSRLKGWSAYENGNYPQALTSLTNFFAKEKDTTKILANDYLYLGQSQIKAGKDTTAAIANLVKAAKIDTNNAEFLSALALEMYKSKKYTDAINTYKLAIQYNPNGKNVYTSYYYLGQAAFRKTYYDKRDKKPFDLPLLTEADQNLEKLNKVVPDYAMGYFLRARINDYIDQAQNGTATKGLMIPFYEKYITLIKPEDEASSKDNLVESYRLLGAWYADKDKAKAIDFLTKAVALDPNDSYAPAKLKELQSAKGK; encoded by the coding sequence ATGAAAATTTTAAAGAAAGCAATAACCTTAAATGTAGGTTTGGTGTTGATGGGTTCTGCAGTTTTTGCTCAAGATTTAAATGACGCGAAAAAAGCCATCGACGCTGAACAATATCAGAAAGCTTCATCAATGCTTAAATCATTGGTGACCAGCAAGCCTAGTGAAGGAGAAAACTATTATAACCTCGGTTTAGTTTATCTTAAAACTGGCTATATCGATTCGGCAAGGGCTGTATTTACAAAAGGCCTGGCTGCCGATCCGAAAAACAACCTTAACTATATCGGTTTGGGGGAAGCAGATATGTTAACGAACAACCCAACATCTGCCAAAACAAACTTTGATAAAGCGGTATCGTTAGATCCTAAAGAATATGAAACTTACCTTAATATTGGCCGGGCCTATTTAGCTCAAAATAAGCCGAGCGATGAAGTTTCTAAACCCGATTTTACTTTGGCCCTGGCAAACATTCAGAAGGCTGATGAAATGGATTCGAAAGATAAAGACGCACAAATTTTCTTGGCGTTGGGTGATGCTTACGCCTTGCAGAAGAATAACTCTGAAGCCTTAGGTCCGTATTTTCGTGTAAACGACATCGATCCTAACAACCGCAGGGCTAAAACTCAAATCGGTAGAATGTATAAAGAGTCAAAAGCTTTTCCTGAAGCTGAAAAAGAACTTTTAGACGTAACTACTGCCGATCCAAATTACGGCCCCGCTTACCGCGAATTGGGAGAGCTTTATTTAATATGGAGTGGTTTCGGTGCCGATAAAGAAAAGGCAGCCAAAGCAACCGAGAGCTATAAAAAATACATGAGCTTAACTGATAAATCTTTAGAATCTCAGTTGCGTTACATGCAGTTCTTGTATTATGTTAAAGATTTCAAGGAGTTAGAGCAAGTGGCATCATCTATTCAGGTTCCTGCCGACCATCCAAAATCGACAATCGTTTCGAGGTTAAAAGGTTGGTCTGCTTACGAGAATGGAAACTATCCACAGGCATTAACAAGTTTGACTAATTTCTTCGCCAAAGAGAAGGATACAACCAAAATCTTGGCTAACGATTATCTCTATTTAGGACAATCGCAAATTAAAGCAGGTAAAGATACTACAGCGGCAATTGCTAATCTTGTTAAAGCAGCTAAGATTGACACGAACAATGCGGAATTTTTAAGTGCACTGGCGTTGGAAATGTATAAAAGTAAAAAATACACCGATGCGATCAACACGTACAAATTAGCTATTCAGTATAACCCGAACGGTAAAAACGTTTATACTAGTTACTATTATTTGGGTCAGGCAGCCTTCCGTAAAACATACTACGATAAACGCGACAAAAAGCCTTTTGACTTGCCGTTATTAACCGAGGCAGATCAAAACCTGGAGAAACTGAACAAAGTTGTGCCTGATTACGCAATGGGGTATTTTTTAAGAGCGAGGATTAATGACTATATCGATCAGGCTCAAAATGGAACCGCTACAAAAGGTTTAATGATTCCATTTTACGAAAAGTACATTACTTTGATTAAGCCAGAAGATGAAGCATCATCTAAAGATAACTTAGTTGAATCGTACAGATTGTTGGGCGCTTGGTATGCAGACAAAGACAAAGCGAAAGCAATTGACTTTTTAACTAAAGCTGTAGCCTTGGATCCTAACGATTCGTATGCGCCAGCAAAACTTAAAGAATTGCAATCTGCTAAAGGCAAATAA
- a CDS encoding NADH-quinone oxidoreductase subunit A, which produces MQAQSTSVDFLPIIFQVIVALGFVVTTLVATHFLGPKRKTSDKLETFEAGVKSIGNARQPFSIKYFVVAILFVLFDIEVIFMYPWAVNFRALKMDGMIEMFIFMGTLLLGFVYVIKKKVLDWN; this is translated from the coding sequence ATGCAAGCGCAAAGTACCTCAGTAGATTTTTTACCAATTATTTTTCAAGTAATCGTAGCCTTGGGTTTCGTTGTCACTACATTGGTTGCAACACACTTTTTAGGTCCAAAACGTAAAACGAGCGACAAGCTTGAAACTTTTGAAGCAGGGGTTAAGTCGATCGGTAACGCACGTCAACCGTTTTCGATCAAATATTTCGTAGTTGCTATTTTGTTTGTACTATTCGATATTGAAGTAATTTTTATGTACCCCTGGGCAGTTAATTTCAGGGCCTTAAAAATGGATGGAATGATCGAAATGTTCATCTTCATGGGAACGTTGCTACTCGGTTTCGTTTATGTAATCAAAAAGAAAGTATTAGACTGGAACTGA
- a CDS encoding NADH-quinone oxidoreductase subunit B: MSEINIVDAPPGTEGPGYFATSLDKVIGLARSNSLWPLPFATSCCGIEFMATMGSHYDLGRFGAERLSFSPRQADVLMVMGTIAKKMAPVLKQVYIQMAEPRWVMAVGACASSGGIFDTYSVLQGIDEVIPVDVYVPGCPPRPEAILDGFQRIQDLVKNESGRRRNSDYYKELLGQYGIK; encoded by the coding sequence ATGAGTGAAATAAATATAGTAGATGCGCCTCCAGGAACCGAAGGACCTGGCTATTTTGCCACTTCTTTAGATAAAGTGATTGGTTTGGCACGTTCAAATTCGTTATGGCCGTTGCCTTTTGCAACCTCTTGTTGCGGTATCGAGTTTATGGCAACCATGGGTTCTCACTACGATTTAGGTCGGTTTGGTGCAGAGCGTTTGAGTTTTTCTCCTCGTCAGGCCGATGTTTTAATGGTGATGGGCACCATCGCGAAAAAGATGGCTCCGGTATTAAAACAAGTTTATATCCAAATGGCCGAGCCGCGTTGGGTGATGGCTGTTGGCGCTTGTGCAAGCAGCGGAGGTATTTTTGATACCTATTCTGTATTGCAAGGTATTGATGAGGTAATTCCGGTTGATGTTTACGTTCCGGGCTGCCCGCCAAGGCCAGAGGCAATACTCGACGGCTTCCAGCGCATTCAGGATTTAGTGAAGAACGAATCTGGCAGAAGAAGGAACTCCGATTATTACAAAGAACTTTTAGGTCAATACGGCATTAAATAA
- a CDS encoding NADH-quinone oxidoreductase subunit C encodes MEETTLNNNIHLQLTEKFGEKITAVSEPYGLLSFVTYKDVIINVLSHLKEELKFNFLTDITAVHYPGKDHGIAVVYHLHNMVEKVRVRIKVFISEQNPTIPTATSVWKGANWMERETYDLFGVQFEGHPDLRRILNMDDLGVHPMLKQYPLEDPNRVDKKDEFFGR; translated from the coding sequence ATGGAAGAAACGACGTTAAATAACAACATTCACCTTCAATTAACCGAGAAATTCGGCGAAAAGATCACCGCTGTTTCTGAGCCTTACGGCCTCTTAAGTTTCGTAACCTACAAAGATGTGATCATAAACGTACTGTCGCATCTTAAAGAAGAGTTAAAGTTCAATTTCCTTACCGATATTACTGCTGTTCATTACCCAGGTAAAGACCACGGTATTGCCGTTGTGTACCACCTGCACAACATGGTAGAAAAAGTGAGGGTTAGAATAAAGGTTTTTATTTCCGAGCAAAATCCAACCATCCCAACGGCGACTAGCGTTTGGAAAGGTGCAAACTGGATGGAGCGTGAAACTTACGACCTGTTCGGTGTTCAATTTGAAGGTCACCCAGATCTTCGCCGGATCTTGAATATGGATGATTTAGGTGTTCACCCCATGTTGAAACAATATCCATTGGAAGATCCGAACCGAGTAGATAAAAAAGACGAATTTTTTGGAAGGTAA
- a CDS encoding NADH-quinone oxidoreductase subunit D, which produces MNHNHPVFTDNDPQSELVTLNLGPTHPATHGVFQNVLQLDGERIVSGVSTIGYIHRAFEKIAEHRPFYQITPLTDRLNYCSSPINNMGWHMTVEKLLNIQMPKRVDYLRVIIMELSRIADHIICNTIIGQDTGATTTFLYLFQFREHIYEIFEEVCGARLTTNIGRIGGFERDFNEVAFTKINKFLKEFPVALKEFENLLTRNRIFIDRTAGVAEVTKETALEYSWTGPLLRATGVDYDVRVSDPYSSYQDFDFDVPVGTSGDIYDRYLVRNEEMWQSVRIIEQALVKLKTEPKGIFHADVPEFYLPPKQEVYNNMEALIYHFKIVMGEIDAPKAEVYHAVEGGNGELGFYLINDGGRTPYRLHFRRPSFINYQMFAPMSEGMLLSDAIINMSSMNIIAGELDA; this is translated from the coding sequence ATGAATCATAACCATCCGGTATTTACAGATAACGACCCGCAAAGTGAGCTTGTAACCCTAAACTTAGGCCCAACCCACCCTGCAACCCACGGCGTTTTTCAAAACGTGCTTCAGTTAGATGGCGAGCGCATTGTAAGCGGTGTCTCTACTATTGGGTATATTCACCGGGCTTTCGAAAAGATTGCCGAGCACCGCCCGTTCTATCAAATTACTCCGCTTACCGATCGTTTAAACTATTGCTCCTCGCCTATTAATAACATGGGCTGGCACATGACGGTTGAAAAGCTGTTGAATATCCAAATGCCTAAACGTGTAGATTATCTTCGCGTTATTATCATGGAGCTTTCCCGTATCGCCGATCACATCATTTGTAATACGATTATCGGTCAGGATACTGGCGCCACAACAACCTTCCTTTACCTTTTCCAGTTTCGTGAGCATATTTACGAGATTTTTGAAGAGGTTTGCGGAGCAAGGTTAACTACTAACATTGGGAGAATTGGCGGCTTTGAAAGAGATTTCAATGAAGTGGCCTTTACAAAAATTAATAAGTTTTTAAAAGAGTTTCCTGTGGCTTTAAAAGAGTTCGAAAATCTGTTAACCCGTAACCGTATCTTTATCGATAGAACGGCAGGGGTGGCAGAGGTAACAAAGGAAACTGCTTTAGAATACAGCTGGACTGGTCCGCTTTTACGCGCAACTGGCGTAGATTACGATGTTCGTGTAAGCGATCCGTACTCCTCATACCAGGATTTCGATTTTGATGTTCCAGTTGGTACCAGCGGCGATATTTACGATAGATATCTGGTGCGCAATGAAGAAATGTGGCAAAGTGTCCGCATTATTGAACAGGCACTTGTAAAGCTAAAAACCGAACCAAAAGGTATTTTCCATGCCGATGTACCCGAATTTTATCTTCCTCCAAAACAAGAGGTTTATAACAATATGGAAGCATTGATCTATCACTTCAAAATTGTGATGGGCGAAATTGATGCACCAAAAGCAGAAGTTTATCACGCTGTAGAGGGTGGAAACGGTGAACTGGGTTTCTATCTCATTAATGATGGAGGTCGTACACCTTACCGCCTGCATTTCCGCAGACCAAGTTTTATAAATTACCAGATGTTTGCACCAATGAGCGAAGGCATGTTACTGTCTGACGCCATTATAAACATGAGTAGTATGAATATTATTGCAGGAGAATTAGATGCTTAA
- a CDS encoding NADH-quinone oxidoreductase subunit NuoE family protein: MLKVEEQTPVTLSAELLAKFDEVKSRYPEGKQKSALLPLLHLVQAEYLWVPTSAMDQVAAYLNIQPIEVYEVATFYTMYFLKPQGKYALEVCRTGPCCLVGAEKILDHLENKLGVKEGEVTADGLFSFRGVECLAACGYGPVLQISPEYTFYENLTTESVDKLIEDLKNKS, encoded by the coding sequence ATGCTTAAAGTAGAAGAACAAACACCTGTAACGTTATCGGCGGAATTGCTGGCCAAGTTTGACGAAGTTAAAAGCCGTTATCCTGAAGGTAAACAGAAATCGGCATTATTGCCATTGTTGCACCTGGTGCAAGCAGAATATCTTTGGGTTCCAACATCTGCGATGGATCAGGTTGCCGCGTATCTAAATATTCAGCCAATAGAAGTTTATGAGGTAGCCACATTTTATACCATGTACTTCTTAAAACCACAAGGTAAATATGCCTTAGAGGTTTGCCGTACTGGCCCGTGCTGCCTGGTTGGTGCAGAGAAAATATTAGACCACTTAGAAAATAAGTTAGGTGTTAAAGAAGGTGAAGTTACTGCCGATGGCTTGTTTAGCTTTAGAGGAGTTGAATGTTTGGCCGCCTGTGGGTATGGTCCGGTGTTGCAAATTAGCCCCGAATATACCTTTTACGAAAACCTAACTACCGAAAGTGTAGATAAACTGATTGAAGATTTGAAAAATAAGTCCTAA